The following coding sequences are from one Salinicoccus sp. Bachu38 window:
- a CDS encoding TolB family protein, producing the protein MALIGVVAVLFAASVAYSMMSDNDAYRHHTGLGEAIDISPDDEQLAFSYFDQGRESLHVGNLEDGSTEQITSPETENHSHPKFTPDGEGVFYIATVEDRIQTLRYLPEPDASPVQLTGSDMHVFEAVMSPDGETLYYIGMPAEDLLAREGEKENFRDLHRIDIDGEGHEKLTDRDAFDMSGLNISDDGETLYYASDSGMNSYDIESGTEGGYLVSELPSYIAHPMLSPDGSSLAYTTQAGESDRGTFIYELFLMDTGSGETDQLTDYDASVRSPVFFHEDDRIALLAQENWASEPASYEMMTVARSGGDMVQMNMSLPEAEGGFQLGAVLDRLVNTATLTILYLLMFGLAIIYGHMQGRTYLPAIASAVLTAFAIIGSIIASFNDPWMGIGVMMIAIWLLGCTIVLLAFAFIYKRVSSIN; encoded by the coding sequence TTGGCACTTATCGGTGTTGTGGCTGTATTGTTCGCTGCATCGGTTGCCTACAGTATGATGAGTGACAACGATGCATACCGCCATCACACAGGTCTCGGGGAAGCCATCGATATCTCGCCGGATGATGAACAATTGGCATTTTCCTATTTTGATCAGGGCAGGGAGTCACTCCATGTCGGGAATTTGGAGGATGGCAGTACGGAGCAGATTACGTCCCCTGAAACGGAAAATCACAGTCATCCGAAATTCACACCTGATGGGGAAGGGGTGTTCTACATCGCGACCGTCGAAGACCGCATACAGACGCTGCGTTATCTGCCTGAACCGGATGCATCCCCGGTGCAGCTGACAGGATCGGATATGCATGTATTTGAAGCGGTCATGTCACCGGATGGTGAAACGCTCTATTATATCGGCATGCCTGCAGAAGATCTGTTGGCGCGGGAAGGAGAAAAGGAGAATTTCAGGGACCTTCACCGCATCGATATCGATGGAGAAGGACACGAAAAGCTGACGGACAGGGATGCATTCGATATGAGTGGACTGAACATCTCCGATGATGGTGAGACGCTCTACTATGCCAGTGACAGCGGAATGAATAGCTATGATATCGAATCAGGCACGGAAGGTGGGTATCTTGTTTCCGAACTGCCAAGCTATATCGCGCATCCGATGCTGTCCCCCGATGGATCATCACTTGCCTACACGACCCAGGCAGGCGAGTCGGATAGGGGCACTTTCATATATGAACTCTTTCTAATGGACACGGGAAGCGGGGAAACGGACCAGCTGACCGACTATGATGCATCCGTCAGGTCACCGGTCTTCTTCCATGAAGATGACCGGATCGCATTGCTGGCACAGGAGAACTGGGCGAGCGAGCCGGCATCCTATGAAATGATGACGGTCGCTCGAAGCGGCGGTGACATGGTGCAGATGAATATGAGCCTGCCTGAAGCAGAAGGCGGCTTCCAGCTTGGGGCGGTGCTGGACCGGCTGGTCAATACAGCCACCCTGACAATCCTGTATCTCCTGATGTTCGGGCTTGCGATTATCTATGGCCATATGCAAGGGAGGACATATCTTCCCGCCATTGCCAGTGCTGTACTTACAGCATTCGCAATAATCGGATCGATCATCGCATCCTTCAATGATCCATGGATGGGCATAGGGGTGATGATGATTGCAATCTGGCTGCTGGGATGCACCATCGTGCTGCTGGCTTTCGCCTTCATCTATAAGAGGGTGTCTTCGATCAATTAA
- a CDS encoding class I SAM-dependent DNA methyltransferase gives MSDNVFEEMAKRYDTKERVALANIISSEMKRELEGHGYHSLLDYGSGTGLVGLALSDMFDAVMLADASGEMVKVAEAKITNRELEHVKAVHLDLTRDDTEFRADVIIVSLVLLHIPNVRGVLESLYETLNPGGRLIIVDFDKNNAIDHPKVHNGFAHEEMRGLMMEAGFRTPAIGTFHHGEKIFMNEDASLFLASGVK, from the coding sequence ATGTCGGATAATGTTTTTGAAGAAATGGCAAAACGGTACGACACAAAAGAGCGGGTGGCACTGGCGAACATCATTTCCAGTGAAATGAAGCGGGAGCTTGAGGGGCACGGTTACCATTCACTGCTCGATTATGGAAGCGGCACGGGACTTGTCGGCCTCGCGCTTTCTGATATGTTCGATGCCGTAATGCTTGCCGATGCTTCGGGAGAGATGGTGAAGGTGGCAGAAGCGAAGATTACGAACAGGGAGCTGGAACATGTAAAAGCGGTGCATCTCGACCTGACGCGGGATGATACAGAATTCAGGGCCGATGTCATCATCGTCTCCCTCGTGCTCCTGCATATACCGAATGTCAGGGGTGTGCTTGAATCCCTGTATGAGACGTTGAATCCGGGAGGCAGACTGATCATCGTGGATTTCGATAAGAACAATGCGATCGATCATCCGAAGGTCCATAATGGATTCGCCCATGAAGAGATGAGGGGACTGATGATGGAAGCCGGTTTCCGGACGCCTGCCATCGGGACATTCCATCATGGTGAGAAGATTTTCATGAATGAGGATGCCTCTTTATTTTTGGCGAGCGGTGTGAAATAG
- a CDS encoding diaminopropionate ammonia-lyase codes for MQMAWNGFKKEGIDSSLLEYFDPERLEAVKTFHESVPGYEPTPLVRLNDLAGSIGVGNIYVKDESKRFGLNAFKGLGGLHAVTEYFRNHENIEFDGYGALLDGLENRLIVTFATATDGNHGKGIAWAASLLGQQAKVFMPEGSAESRLEAIREMGAEAEIMNLNYDETVERVAVMAEENGWVLIQDTAWPGYEEIPLSIMAGYTTIITEVHSQLGPTGFNGITHVFLQAGVGSFAGAMAAALLNFTEGDGPKIIVVEPDRADCFHRSIQDPSGTPQRVTGALDTMMAGLACGEPSIQGWDILKAAADAFISCGDGTSARGMRLLGRPQGSDERIVSGESGAAPFGAFHRLMTEADYQEERGRLGLDDTSNVLFISTEGDTDAANYTRVMNGRIQY; via the coding sequence ATGCAGATGGCATGGAATGGCTTCAAGAAGGAAGGGATCGATTCATCGCTCCTCGAATACTTCGATCCGGAACGGCTGGAAGCGGTGAAGACGTTCCATGAGAGTGTGCCGGGTTATGAGCCGACTCCGTTGGTCCGGCTGAATGACTTGGCAGGCAGTATCGGTGTTGGGAATATATATGTGAAGGATGAGTCGAAGCGGTTCGGACTGAACGCCTTCAAAGGACTCGGCGGCCTCCATGCGGTGACTGAATATTTCAGGAACCACGAGAATATCGAATTCGATGGGTATGGTGCACTCCTGGATGGACTCGAAAACCGCCTGATCGTCACATTTGCGACGGCGACGGACGGCAACCACGGCAAGGGCATTGCGTGGGCGGCGTCACTGCTCGGTCAGCAGGCGAAGGTCTTCATGCCGGAAGGGTCAGCCGAATCACGGCTCGAAGCGATACGGGAGATGGGTGCGGAAGCGGAGATCATGAATCTGAACTACGATGAGACGGTGGAGCGGGTGGCCGTGATGGCGGAAGAGAACGGCTGGGTGCTCATCCAGGATACGGCATGGCCGGGCTATGAGGAGATTCCGCTCTCGATCATGGCAGGCTATACGACGATCATCACCGAAGTTCATTCACAGCTCGGTCCGACGGGCTTCAATGGCATTACACATGTGTTCCTGCAGGCCGGCGTCGGTTCATTCGCCGGTGCGATGGCAGCGGCGCTGCTCAATTTTACGGAGGGTGATGGACCGAAGATCATTGTCGTGGAACCGGACCGGGCCGACTGCTTCCACCGATCGATCCAGGATCCTTCGGGGACACCCCAGCGTGTGACGGGTGCCCTCGATACGATGATGGCCGGTCTCGCATGTGGCGAACCGAGCATCCAGGGCTGGGATATACTGAAGGCGGCAGCCGACGCCTTCATCAGCTGCGGAGACGGGACGAGTGCCAGGGGCATGCGACTGCTGGGAAGGCCGCAGGGGTCGGATGAAAGGATCGTGTCCGGGGAGTCCGGTGCCGCACCGTTCGGTGCGTTCCATCGATTGATGACGGAAGCGGACTATCAGGAAGAACGCGGCCGGCTCGGGCTGGATGATACTTCAAATGTCCTGTTCATCAGCACCGAGGGCGATACCGATGCCGCGAACTACACGCGGGTGATGAATGGTCGTATACAGTATTAA
- a CDS encoding glycoside hydrolase family 32 protein, with product MFEDNDYRMRLEEAVQQNRRQIGRDSYRLEYHMMPPVGFLNDPNGLVQYDGTYHAFFQWNPFETTHGKKAWGHYTSEDLVSWKMAPVALMPDEWYDKNGCYSGSAVEHEGMLYLFYTGNVKDEENRRSSYQCLAVSEDGMAFKKHGPVLHVPKGYTPDFRDPKVWRENGDWLMIIGAQNEAGQGEAVLARSENLVDWTFIGPIAGSGRNGLGDFGYMWECPDLFRLDGQDVLIVCPQGLEAEGDKYHNLFQAGYFIGDFDPSQYTYDHGDFTELDRGFDFYAPQTFIDDDGRRILLAWMGMSDDQEQNQPTVENDWIHALTIPRVLGIEGDTLTQNPVPEIERLRGERRHHDILLGAGEAFREEIGSCTEISMDFESPVEGQFEMVIRNDLKVTYENNRMVVERTVFSGKGTEQRAFFLEQLSGMRIFLDRSSVEMFINGGKEVCTCRFFPNEDDTGVELKTHAEVKCDMTLWNIKKDTIDMY from the coding sequence ATGTTTGAAGATAACGACTACCGGATGCGTTTAGAAGAAGCGGTCCAGCAGAACCGCCGACAGATCGGCAGGGACTCTTATCGGCTTGAATATCATATGATGCCGCCTGTGGGATTCCTGAATGATCCAAATGGACTGGTACAGTACGATGGGACCTATCATGCATTCTTCCAGTGGAATCCCTTTGAAACGACCCACGGGAAGAAGGCTTGGGGTCATTACACATCAGAAGACCTCGTCAGCTGGAAGATGGCGCCGGTCGCCCTTATGCCTGATGAATGGTATGACAAGAACGGATGCTATTCCGGCAGTGCCGTCGAACATGAAGGGATGCTGTACCTCTTCTATACCGGCAACGTAAAGGATGAGGAGAACAGACGGTCCTCCTACCAGTGCCTGGCGGTGTCGGAAGATGGTATGGCATTCAAGAAACACGGTCCTGTACTTCATGTCCCGAAAGGCTATACACCCGATTTCCGGGACCCCAAAGTATGGCGGGAGAATGGGGACTGGCTGATGATCATCGGTGCACAGAACGAAGCGGGACAGGGGGAAGCGGTGCTCGCCCGTTCGGAAAATCTTGTGGACTGGACGTTCATCGGGCCGATTGCCGGCAGTGGCAGAAACGGGCTCGGAGACTTCGGCTACATGTGGGAGTGTCCCGACCTGTTCAGACTGGATGGGCAGGATGTCCTCATCGTCTGCCCGCAGGGCCTTGAAGCAGAGGGGGACAAGTACCACAACCTGTTCCAGGCAGGATACTTCATCGGTGACTTCGATCCCTCCCAGTACACTTATGACCATGGTGACTTTACAGAGCTCGACAGGGGGTTCGATTTCTACGCCCCACAGACTTTCATTGATGACGACGGCCGGAGGATCCTCCTTGCCTGGATGGGAATGAGCGATGACCAGGAGCAGAACCAGCCGACGGTTGAAAACGACTGGATCCATGCGCTGACAATTCCGAGGGTGCTCGGCATCGAGGGGGACACACTTACACAGAATCCCGTTCCCGAGATCGAGCGGCTGCGTGGGGAGAGACGCCATCATGATATCCTGCTGGGTGCGGGAGAAGCATTCCGTGAGGAAATTGGATCCTGCACCGAAATCAGCATGGATTTCGAATCGCCAGTCGAAGGACAGTTTGAAATGGTGATCAGAAACGATCTCAAGGTCACGTACGAAAACAACAGGATGGTCGTCGAAAGGACAGTTTTCTCGGGGAAAGGGACCGAACAGCGAGCCTTCTTCCTTGAACAGCTGTCCGGTATGCGCATCTTCCTGGATCGTTCGTCCGTGGAAATGTTCATCAACGGCGGGAAGGAAGTATGTACATGCAGATTCTTCCCGAATGAAGATGACACCGGAGTAGAACTGAAGACGCATGCGGAAGTAAAATGCGATATGACACTATGGAACATCAAAAAAGACACAATCGACATGTACTGA
- a CDS encoding sucrose-specific PTS transporter subunit IIBC, whose amino-acid sequence MSDNSRIAKEIIEAVGGEENISSVAHCATRLRLIIEDRSKIDQEAVENIDKVKGAFYNSGQYQVILGTGTVNRIHDEMVKSGFEGTTKTEAKKEGAKKGNMVQRAIRSFGDVFVPIIPVLVATGLFMGLRGLIVQEQVLALFGLTPDDISENFLLFTEILTDTAFIFLPALIAWSTFRVFGGTPILGLVLGLMLVSPALPNAWDVAGGGVEPIMFAGFIPVVGYQASVLPAFIAGIIGAKVERYIRNRMPEALDLILTPFLTLLIMITLALFLIGPVFHALEGVILDATLSVLAWPFGLSGILIGGLNQIIVITGVHHIFNLLEIQLLDELGANPYNAIATAAVAAQGGATLAVGLKTKSKKLKALALPSSFSAFLGITEPAIFGVNLRYIWPFVMGLIGGAAGGFVASISGLAGTGMAITVIPGTLLYLNEQIFMYILVNIVAIGVAFVLTWLFGYSDKKAEEIIEE is encoded by the coding sequence ATGTCGGATAACAGCAGAATCGCCAAAGAGATCATCGAAGCTGTAGGCGGAGAGGAGAACATCTCTTCCGTCGCCCATTGCGCTACACGACTGCGGCTCATCATAGAAGATAGAAGCAAAATCGACCAGGAGGCGGTCGAGAACATCGACAAGGTGAAAGGGGCCTTCTACAATTCCGGCCAGTACCAGGTCATCCTCGGAACGGGCACGGTCAACCGGATCCACGATGAAATGGTCAAATCCGGTTTCGAAGGCACGACCAAGACCGAAGCGAAGAAGGAGGGGGCCAAAAAGGGCAATATGGTGCAAAGGGCCATCCGTTCATTCGGCGACGTCTTCGTGCCGATCATCCCGGTTCTCGTCGCCACCGGCCTGTTCATGGGTCTGCGTGGGCTCATCGTTCAGGAGCAGGTACTCGCCCTGTTCGGCCTGACGCCGGACGACATTTCGGAGAACTTCCTCCTGTTTACTGAAATCCTGACGGATACCGCCTTCATCTTCCTGCCGGCGCTCATTGCCTGGTCGACGTTCAGGGTGTTCGGAGGCACACCGATCCTTGGTCTCGTGCTCGGACTGATGCTCGTCAGTCCGGCACTGCCGAATGCATGGGATGTTGCAGGCGGAGGCGTGGAACCGATCATGTTCGCCGGCTTCATCCCGGTCGTCGGCTATCAGGCATCCGTACTTCCTGCATTCATCGCCGGCATCATCGGGGCCAAAGTGGAACGGTATATCAGAAATAGGATGCCGGAAGCACTGGACCTCATCCTGACCCCATTCCTGACACTGCTCATCATGATCACGCTGGCACTCTTCTTGATCGGGCCGGTCTTCCATGCACTGGAAGGGGTCATACTCGATGCGACACTATCCGTACTCGCCTGGCCATTTGGGCTCAGCGGCATACTCATCGGTGGTCTGAACCAGATCATCGTCATCACCGGCGTACACCACATCTTCAACCTGCTTGAAATCCAGCTGCTGGACGAGCTTGGTGCAAACCCATACAATGCCATCGCTACGGCAGCGGTTGCGGCCCAGGGTGGCGCAACACTTGCGGTCGGTCTGAAGACGAAGTCGAAGAAGCTCAAGGCACTGGCCCTGCCATCTTCATTCTCGGCATTCCTCGGCATCACGGAGCCGGCCATATTCGGTGTGAACCTGCGCTACATCTGGCCATTCGTCATGGGACTCATCGGCGGCGCCGCCGGTGGCTTCGTGGCCTCAATCTCAGGACTGGCGGGAACCGGCATGGCGATCACCGTCATTCCGGGAACTCTTCTATACCTGAATGAACAGATCTTCATGTACATCCTCGTCAACATCGTGGCGATCGGCGTGGCCTTCGTCCTGACGTGGCTGTTCGGCTATTCCGATAAGAAAGCAGAGGAAATCATTGAAGAGTAG
- a CDS encoding LacI family DNA-binding transcriptional regulator, whose protein sequence is MITINDIAKLAGVSRTTVSRVINSTGYVSEKARKRVMAVIEETGYVPSQHAKSLRTKETKIIGVILPKISTDTSSRTVNGMNSVFEGIGYQILLTTTDLERQKEIEHLRLLQNRQVDGIILIATNVDQALVDEIKSSKVPVVVVGQEMSGVPSVIFDDHAAARRMTELLIEKGRRSIGYIGVDEADRSVGVQRKAGYLEAMAQHGIEVEDAWMEKGDFSIGSGYEAAARMLETSSGKVDAVFAATDRMGLGAWRYIRRHGYDIPGDVAVVGIGSSETSRFIEPALTTIEYEYEQAGSVAARTMMQLLQGEKDVSDKKVLDFKLVERDSV, encoded by the coding sequence ATGATAACCATCAACGATATAGCGAAACTGGCGGGTGTCTCAAGGACGACAGTGTCCCGGGTGATCAACAGCACGGGATACGTCAGCGAGAAGGCCCGGAAAAGGGTGATGGCCGTCATCGAGGAGACGGGCTACGTCCCGAGCCAGCATGCGAAGTCACTCCGGACTAAGGAGACGAAGATCATCGGTGTAATCCTGCCGAAGATCAGCACGGATACATCTTCCCGGACGGTGAATGGGATGAACAGTGTGTTCGAGGGCATCGGCTATCAGATCCTGCTGACGACTACTGACCTGGAGAGGCAGAAGGAGATCGAACATCTGCGCCTGCTGCAGAACCGGCAGGTGGATGGTATCATCCTCATCGCGACGAATGTGGATCAGGCACTGGTGGACGAAATCAAATCGTCCAAAGTACCGGTGGTCGTGGTCGGCCAGGAGATGTCGGGCGTGCCGTCCGTCATCTTCGATGATCATGCTGCAGCACGCCGGATGACGGAACTGCTGATCGAAAAAGGGCGCCGGTCGATCGGCTACATCGGTGTGGACGAGGCGGACCGGTCAGTCGGGGTACAGAGGAAAGCGGGATATCTGGAGGCGATGGCACAGCATGGCATTGAAGTGGAGGATGCCTGGATGGAGAAGGGTGACTTCTCCATAGGTTCCGGATACGAAGCGGCGGCACGGATGCTGGAGACATCATCCGGGAAAGTGGATGCGGTGTTTGCTGCCACCGACAGGATGGGGCTCGGCGCATGGCGATACATCAGACGCCACGGTTATGATATCCCCGGGGATGTCGCAGTCGTCGGGATCGGCTCTTCCGAAACGTCACGCTTCATCGAACCTGCACTGACGACGATCGAGTACGAATATGAGCAGGCGGGAAGTGTTGCAGCGCGCACGATGATGCAGCTGCTGCAGGGAGAAAAAGATGTTTCAGATAAAAAAGTGCTTGACTTTAAGCTCGTTGAGAGAGATAGTGTATAG
- a CDS encoding DUF6366 family protein, translating into MRDDRESSEQRRERLRQEESKRHPAGNLKDASDRASGGNLADLAGSLGWKGLGILILLFIVGVAAGLVFF; encoded by the coding sequence ATGCGTGATGATAGGGAGAGTTCTGAACAAAGAAGGGAAAGATTGAGACAGGAGGAATCGAAGAGGCACCCTGCAGGAAATCTGAAGGATGCTTCCGACAGGGCAAGCGGTGGTAATCTGGCCGATCTGGCAGGCAGCCTGGGCTGGAAGGGTCTGGGCATACTCATTCTGCTGTTCATAGTAGGGGTGGCAGCCGGCCTTGTCTTTTTCTGA
- a CDS encoding alpha/beta hydrolase yields the protein MKDILKASAIMAGAGVLLYSARAVLVEKRSVGSKLAEDLIRIVNFDLEAVDEKMLARNFKENRKEHKIPEGIMRSEVEPFQKAGMKVYRMHPRRKRGNRRVLYLHGGGYIHQPSLFHWLFLDRMVQDTGLEFIVPIYPKTPEYSFESAYAKVAALYQDLLAEDADAPVLMGDSAGGGLAIGFSQWLAEEALPQPKALITISPWLDVTLEHPELERYAKLDPMLKPDNLKVIGRIWAGNQDPAYYKISPINGTLSGLPKLYIFVGDREICLPDARKFAGMLREAGADHEYYEYPMMNHVFPQYPIREGADARRRMKDILASLE from the coding sequence ATGAAGGACATCCTTAAAGCGTCTGCCATCATGGCGGGTGCGGGGGTTCTATTATACTCAGCGCGGGCGGTTCTCGTGGAAAAAAGGAGCGTCGGAAGCAAGTTGGCCGAAGATCTGATCCGGATCGTCAACTTCGATCTCGAAGCGGTCGACGAGAAGATGCTCGCCAGAAATTTCAAGGAGAACCGGAAAGAGCATAAAATACCCGAAGGCATCATGCGGTCGGAGGTCGAACCTTTCCAGAAAGCAGGGATGAAAGTGTACAGGATGCATCCCCGCCGCAAGAGGGGAAATCGCAGGGTCCTTTACCTCCATGGTGGCGGCTATATCCATCAGCCCTCTCTATTCCACTGGCTGTTCCTCGACAGGATGGTGCAGGACACCGGCCTGGAATTCATTGTGCCGATCTATCCGAAGACACCCGAATACTCTTTTGAAAGTGCATATGCGAAAGTGGCGGCTCTCTATCAGGATCTTCTGGCTGAAGATGCCGATGCCCCGGTGCTGATGGGGGACTCTGCAGGGGGTGGGCTCGCCATCGGATTTTCCCAGTGGCTGGCTGAAGAGGCACTGCCCCAGCCGAAGGCGCTGATCACCATCTCTCCGTGGCTCGATGTCACATTGGAGCATCCCGAGCTGGAGCGGTACGCGAAGCTCGACCCGATGCTGAAGCCGGACAATCTGAAAGTCATCGGCCGCATCTGGGCCGGGAACCAGGATCCCGCCTACTATAAAATATCCCCAATAAACGGAACGCTTTCCGGGCTGCCCAAACTGTACATATTCGTCGGTGACCGGGAAATCTGTCTACCCGATGCGAGAAAGTTTGCCGGAATGCTCCGCGAGGCAGGCGCCGACCATGAATATTACGAGTATCCGATGATGAACCATGTCTTCCCCCAGTATCCGATCAGGGAAGGGGCGGACGCGCGCAGGCGGATGAAGGATATATTGGCATCGCTGGAATAG
- a CDS encoding DUF6320 domain-containing protein produces MKRCPNCDVLTGQETCPLCYTRILDPDAEEGAEWYPDYDRKEHRIRSRISKLAIFAGILAVLACLAINIIFMPQFLWVFYVAVAVFYAVVSLNHTILSASHLGGKITAQVISLTILLLVIDAMSGSIQWSVDYVVPFLIIAGILAMSIIILKVRLRWGGYVSSLLMMIAFGFLPMVFYLTGIATVLWPSVVAALFAVTTFCSILLFANQAFMTQLSRRFHL; encoded by the coding sequence ATGAAGCGGTGTCCAAATTGCGATGTATTGACAGGTCAGGAAACATGTCCCCTGTGCTACACCCGGATTCTGGATCCGGATGCTGAAGAGGGGGCTGAATGGTACCCGGACTATGACAGGAAGGAGCACAGGATAAGGTCGCGGATATCGAAACTTGCGATATTCGCAGGCATATTGGCAGTGCTCGCATGCCTTGCGATCAACATCATCTTCATGCCCCAGTTCCTCTGGGTGTTCTATGTCGCGGTCGCCGTATTCTATGCAGTGGTATCGCTCAATCATACGATCCTGTCGGCCTCCCACTTGGGCGGAAAGATCACCGCCCAGGTCATCAGCCTGACGATCCTGCTGCTGGTCATCGATGCCATGTCGGGCTCCATCCAGTGGTCAGTGGATTATGTCGTCCCGTTCCTGATCATTGCGGGCATTCTGGCAATGTCCATCATCATACTGAAAGTCCGCCTGAGATGGGGCGGATATGTCAGCTCGCTGCTGATGATGATCGCCTTCGGCTTCCTGCCGATGGTATTCTATCTCACAGGCATTGCAACCGTGCTCTGGCCAAGCGTCGTCGCAGCCCTGTTTGCTGTGACCACGTTCTGCTCGATCCTGCTGTTTGCCAACCAGGCATTCATGACACAGCTGAGCCGGCGGTTCCATCTCTAG
- a CDS encoding alcohol acetyltransferase, producing MDRWYRIDNTGKIFHAVSSATNSSVFRVSMILNETVEPRCLQEALDIVAVRFPTLTVRVRKGLFWDFMEQNDAQLLVKREVDYPCAPIDRRENNAYLIRVLYFDRRISVEIFHSLTDGGGAVEFLKTIVYQYLRLKGKNVQAEGEVLLPEASPKSEEMEDSFERYATSHKRKQPVSRSRKAYQVKGTTFDPPGINVVHGVVDASALNAFAKSRGTSLTGLLTSVLIDVIHAEKMKRETSEDMVAIALPVSLRRHFPSTTLRNFFSVTNIGVQVDDDTALDDIIREVSDQLRQKTDKESLQMGIDRFVSLQSNLWTRIMPVFLKYPIMRFGFNQIGERAKTMTLSNLGNVKLPDSMKPHVERMEVVLYPTRKSPINCGIGTLNDQLTLTFARSIEENGIIRSFFRELGAITGLDVAVYSNDWGVEG from the coding sequence ATGGATAGATGGTATCGGATAGACAACACGGGTAAAATATTTCATGCGGTATCGAGTGCGACCAACTCCTCGGTGTTCCGGGTATCCATGATATTGAACGAGACGGTAGAGCCGCGGTGTCTCCAGGAGGCGCTGGACATCGTAGCGGTACGTTTTCCGACACTCACCGTCCGGGTGCGCAAGGGACTGTTCTGGGACTTCATGGAGCAAAATGATGCTCAGCTCCTTGTTAAGAGGGAAGTGGACTACCCCTGTGCGCCGATCGACAGGCGGGAGAACAATGCCTACCTGATCCGGGTCTTGTATTTCGACCGCCGGATTTCGGTCGAGATCTTCCATTCGCTCACTGACGGCGGGGGCGCGGTGGAATTTCTGAAGACGATCGTCTATCAATACTTGCGCCTCAAGGGCAAGAATGTGCAGGCGGAAGGCGAGGTGCTTCTGCCTGAAGCGTCTCCGAAAAGCGAAGAGATGGAGGACAGTTTTGAAAGGTATGCAACATCCCATAAGAGAAAGCAGCCTGTGAGCAGGAGCCGGAAGGCCTACCAGGTCAAGGGGACGACATTCGATCCGCCGGGTATAAACGTCGTCCATGGCGTGGTGGATGCATCGGCGCTCAATGCATTCGCCAAGAGCAGGGGGACTTCTTTGACGGGGCTCCTCACCAGTGTGCTGATCGATGTCATCCATGCCGAGAAGATGAAACGGGAGACATCTGAAGATATGGTTGCCATTGCGCTGCCCGTCAGCCTGCGCAGGCATTTTCCCTCCACGACTTTGAGGAACTTCTTTTCCGTGACCAATATCGGTGTCCAGGTGGATGATGATACGGCGCTGGATGATATCATCAGGGAAGTGTCGGATCAGCTGAGGCAGAAGACGGACAAGGAAAGCCTGCAGATGGGCATCGACCGTTTCGTTTCCCTGCAAAGCAATCTTTGGACACGGATCATGCCCGTCTTCCTGAAATATCCGATCATGCGTTTTGGTTTCAATCAGATCGGGGAGCGGGCAAAGACCATGACCCTCTCCAACCTCGGCAATGTGAAACTGCCCGACTCGATGAAGCCCCATGTCGAGCGGATGGAAGTGGTGCTGTACCCGACAAGGAAAAGTCCGATCAACTGTGGCATCGGCACGCTGAATGATCAGCTGACCCTCACCTTTGCAAGGTCGATTGAAGAGAATGGCATCATCCGGTCATTCTTCAGGGAATTGGGTGCCATCACGGGTCTCGATGTCGCGGTCTATTCGAATGATTGGGGGGTGGAAGGATGA